In Torulaspora delbrueckii CBS 1146 chromosome 1, complete genome, one genomic interval encodes:
- the TPO4 gene encoding Tpo4p (similar to Saccharomyces cerevisiae TPO4 (YOR273C); ancestral locus Anc_8.723), with protein MPGLIGSNSSEETPHERSDQISEKDVDLYGAQGASEGQNGAQDSDEPVDPRSLDWEGPDDMENPHNWPSWKKWYTTMTVAMLCLVVTMGSSLYVSGVPEMVLRYKYNQTLAISGLTFYLLGLSTVIGAPLSEVFGRKPVYLFSLPISMLFTMGVGLSNGHMRIVLPLRFLSGAFASPALSVGSGTIMDIFDMDQVSVAMTFFCVAPFLGPVISPIMGSFATEKQGWRWSQWIQLIAGGLILPFIAIMPETHKGVILRKRAKKNKVNLKSFGKEEQKAFLKTTLTITIFRPLKMLVVEPIVFVFSIYVSFIFAVLFGFFEAYPVIYRGVYKMNLGVSSLPFLGIGIGLWMGSCFYMFLDRKYLFPKAPEGTPDLTLEERESKRTTPYRGHRDPVTNQLLPVVPEQFLLACKFGSIALPVALFWQAWTARPDVHWMAPVAAGVPFGFGLILIFFSVIIYFSMCYPPLFVASCLAANSLLRYVTSSVFPLFTIQMYENLKIKWASTLFALICVVMIPIPWIFERWGGKIRQKSMFGYSAMIRQQREEEDAGEEGSDAATLSRVSTLRRYDDLHSLAPSKKDNGADRPLQMTRTRTAPQDSIYEQIGDGDGDGDGDGDDKFADAASNIV; from the coding sequence ATGCCGGGTTTAATAGGATCCAATAGTTCGGAAGAGACACCTCATGAGAGATCCGATCAAATTTCTGAAAAAGATGTAGATTTATACGGGGCACAGGGTGCTTCTGAAGGGCAGAATGGAGCACAGGATAGTGATGAACCGGTAGATCCAAGAAGTTTGGATTGGGAAGGTCCCGATGATATGGAAAATCCACATaattggccaagttggaAAAAATGGTACACGACAATGACAGTGGCTATGTTGTGTCTTGTGGTGACAATGGGATCTTCTTTGTATGTTTCGGGTGTTCCTGAGATGGTTCTTCGTTATAAATATAATCAAACTTTAGCAATCTCAGGTCTAACGTTTTATTTGCTGGGTTTATCGACAGTCATTGGAGCTCCGTTGAGTGAAGTCTTTGGTCGTAAGCCGGTGTATCTGTTTTCGCTTCCAATTTCGATGTTATTTACCATGGGTGTTGGTTTATCTAATGGCCATATGAGAATCGTTTTGCCTTTGAGATTTCTTTCTGGGGCATTTGCATCTCCAGCACTTTCCGTGGGGTCTGGAACCATCATGGATATTTTCGATATGGATCAGGTTTCGGTTGCGATGACTTTCTTCTGTGTGGCACCTTTCCTGGGGCCAGTGATTAGTCCTATCATGGGTAGTTTCGCTACAGAGAAACAGGGCTGGCGTTGGTCTCAAtggattcaattgattgctGGAGGGTTAATCTTACCTTTCATTGCGATTATGCCAGAGACACACAAAGGTGTTATCTTAAGAAAGCgtgccaagaagaataaggtcaatttgaaatcttttggtaaGGAGGAACAGAAGgcattcttgaaaactaCTTTAACTATTACTATTTTCCGTCCGCTTAAAATGTTGGTTGTTGAACCTATTGTGTTCGTCTTCAGTATCTATGTTTCGTTCATCTTTGCAGTGCTATTTGGATTTTTCGAAGCATACCCCGTCATTTACCGTGGTGTATACAAAATGAATCTAGGTGTCTCTAGTTTGCCTTTCCTAGGTATTGGTATTGGTTTGTGGATGGGATCATGTTTCTACATGTTTTTGGATCGTAAGTACTTGTTCCCCAAGGCACCCGAAGGAACTCCAGATTTGACCTTGGAAGAGAGGGaatcaaagagaacaaCGCCTTACAGAGGACATAGAGACCCAGTAACCAATCAATTGCTGCCTGTGGTTCCCGAGCAATTTTTGTTGGCATGTAAATTCGGTTCGATCGCTTTGCCGGTTGCACTATTTTGGCAAGCTTGGACTGCCAGGCCCGATGTTCACTGGATGGCCCCAGTGGCAGCTGGTGTTCCGTTTGGTTTCGGTTTGATTcttatcttcttcagtgtCATCATCTATTTCTCGATGTGCTATCCGCCATTATTTGTGGCATCATGTCTGGCGGCCAACTCCCTGTTAAGATACGTTACTAGTAGTGTCTTCCCACTTTTTACCATTCAAATGTacgaaaatttgaagatcaaatgGGCCAGTACTCTATTCGCGCTGATCTGTGTCGTTATGATTCCTATTCCCTGGATATTCGAAAGATGGGGTGGTAAAATTAGACAAAAATCGATGTTTGGTTATTCAGCAATGATCAGGCAACAACgggaagaagaggatgcAGGAGAAGAAGGGTCAGATGCTGCCACATTGAGTAGAGTGAGCACACTTAGAAGGTATGACGATTTGCATTCTCTGGCTCcttccaagaaagataatGGGGCAGATCGTCCTTTACAAATGACACGAACTCGTACAGCTCCTCAAGATTCAATTTATGAGCAAATtggtgatggtgatggtgatggtgatggtgatggtgaCGATAAATTCGCAGATGCCGCTTCAAACATAGTATGA
- the MGL2 gene encoding putative carboxylic ester hydrolase (similar to Saccharomyces cerevisiae YMR210W) — MLRDILPNCLRVKQVLPLHPVVWQDESFAGGSVSMQQLIEKYSPEFSEGAASMLHPMLINGHFQTAYAAYKPFKTIDVVNYKRLVLKYPDNGVGTLDIAVKSLNPEIDGNYVPESQKTRSLPESYSYFKPDDPRLSSNDDKPMVIILHGLTGGSAESYARTLVNRITTLYNFEACVFNARGCCQSSITTPQLYNAGWTNDIRHCVNDLRSRFPNRKLYMVGFSLGASVMTNYIGEEGANSYIKCAVALGNPWDLTHSSYYINNTKMGARFYSPALAQNLVDLSKSHMEMLKKDPKMRERYESKMVNINTVEQFDNFFTAPMFGYNTATEYYRNASSCNRLLSIRTPFLAINSLDDPIVGFEAMPEEEVRANPFTLLVETTKGGHVAWFEDTKGKRWYTDPLCRFLSGFHKEIVLKGLEPSTDGDLPQNNFGPVMTTQLDYD; from the coding sequence ATGTTGCGAGATATACTGCCGAATTGTCTGCGAGTGAAGCAAGTATTGCCGCTTCATCCGGTGGTATGGCAGGATGAAAGTTTCGCTGGAGGCTCAGTTTCGATgcagcaattgattgaaaaatataGTCCAGAATTTTCAGAGGGAGCAGCTTCCATGCTGCATCCTATGTTGATCAATGGGCATTTCCAAACGGCTTATGCTGCTTATAAACCTTTTAAGACGATAGATGTTGTGAATTATAAGCGGCTGGTTTTAAAGTATCCTGATAATGGTGTTGGGACTTTGGACATCGCCGTGAAGAGTTTAAATCCTGAAATCGATGGTAATTACGTTCCAGAATCGCAGAAGACTCGTAGTTTGCCCGAGAGCTATTCGTATTTCAAGCCTGATGATCCACGTTTGTCGtctaatgatgataaacCAATGGTAATCATATTGCATGGTCTTACGGGAGGTTCTGCTGAAAGTTATGCCAGAACATTGGTTAATAGAATTACCACGTTGtacaattttgaagcatGTGTGTTCAACGCAAGAGGTTGTTGTCAGTCGTCAATCACTACTCCACAGCTGTATAATGCAGGGTGGACTAATGATATAAGGCACTGTGTGAACGATCTAAGATCACGGTTCCCCAACAGAAAGCTTTATATGGTCGGTTTTTCGCTTGGAGCCTCGGTAATGACTAATTATATCGGTGAAGAAGGTGCAAATTCCTATATCAAATGTGCAGTTGCTTTGGGAAACCCTTGGGATCTTACTCATTCGTCCTATTATATCAACAATACTAAGATGGGGGCCAGATTTTATTCACCAGCATTGGCTCAAAATTTAGTcgatctttcaaaaagtcaTATGGAAATGTTAAAGAAAGACCCAAAGATGAGGGAACGCTATGAGAGTAAGATGGTTAATATAAACACCGTTGAGCAATTCGATAACTTCTTTACAGCACCTATGTTTGGCTATAACACAGCCACAGAGTACTATAGAAATGCTTCGTCATGCAATAGACTGCTCTCTATTCGAACACCTTTCTTGGCTATAAACTCGTTGGACGATCCTATCGTTGGTTTCGAAGCAATGccagaggaagaagtgaGGGCAAATCCATTTACGTTGTTGGTCGAAACCACAAAGGGTGGCCATGTGGCGTGGTTCGAAGATACAAAGGGGAAAAGATGGTACACTGATCCATTGTGCAGATTTTTGAGTGGCTTCCATAAAGAGATTGTTCTAAAGGGCTTAGAACCCTCAACAGATGGTGATTTACCACAGAACAATTTTGGTCCCGTTATGACCACACAGCTAGATTACGACTAG
- the DML1 gene encoding Dml1p (similar to Saccharomyces cerevisiae DML1 (YMR211W); ancestral locus Anc_8.724), whose protein sequence is MHEIVTISVGHRPNHLATQYFNCQEELLSRQAEKVNDPSIFLQPSIDRISRTVSYTPRALLWDAKTGYGALGTYQYNQSSDYYYSEEENIESGHNEVIMTQPRVPKAEYQTALDSGSDELPRLNHETTKYWSDYSKLIYSFTSFNVLKDWYHDVSKPNLPDFHRLKTKRFDSYEVGCQEFNENYLQDFFDGNLHTQLEQCDTLQGFNLITDMDSGWGGFSSSMLIELRNELPKASIFTWGFNEDDSLTAQSASDSRITKSNISKLGNKIRSTVALADESDLMVPLYGNTALSNWEQAGLTCKLFDTLNSTMSQSSLAQRRSMEDITNCLTLSDTDRNFVSSISGLEGTRDSSFFSRIKPSRGPPREPHVFTTCRIARFPLSAKLPTESNVSELSTYAYCPSDTIPDPYRQETEFAIQLSSTEICREVFRQYEDVVSKYFRHDTDREELKDDLASMSSNYEYGWYDDDYSGDDDM, encoded by the coding sequence ATGCATGAGATTGTAACCATATCGGTAGGCCATAGGCCAAACCATTTGGCTACTCAGTACTTCAACTGCCAAGAAGAGCTTCTGTCTCGCCAAGCGGAAAAGGTAAATGATCCATCAATATTTTTGCAGCCTTCCATCGATAGAATCTCTAGAACTGTATCATACACTCCAAGAGCCCTTCTTTGGGATGCCAAGACTGGCTATGGTGCATTGGGTACCTATCAATATAACCAATCCAGCGATTATTATTacagtgaagaagagaacatAGAGAGCGGACATAACGAGGTCATCATGACTCAGCCACGAGTCCCAAAGGCGGAATATCAAACTGCTTTGGACTCAGGAAGTGACGAACTGCCGAGACTGAACCACGAGACTACGAAGTATTGGTCAGACTATTCAAAATTAATTTATTCATTCACAAGTTTTAATGTTCTCAAAGACTGGTACCACGACGTCTCGAAACCCAATTTACCAGATTTTCATAGGCTCAAAACTAAAAGGTTTGATAGTTACGAAGTTGGTTGCCAAGAATTCAATGAAAACTATCTACAAGACTTTTTCGATGGTAATCTACACACCCAACTCGAGCAATGTGACACTTTACAGGGCTTTAATTTGATAACTGACATGGATAGTGGTTGGGGAGgtttttcatcttcgatgTTGATTGAACTTCGGAATGAGCTACCCAAAGCTTCGATATTTACCTGGGGGTttaatgaagatgattctCTTACTGCCCAATCCGCCAGTGACTCAAGAATTACCAAATCGAATATCTCAAAACTAGGAAACAAGATACGAAGCACGGTAGCCTTAGCTGACGAATCTGATCTCATGGTACCCTTATATGGAAATACTGCTTTGTCGAACTGGGAGCAGGCTGGCTTAACATGCAAACTATTTGACACACTGAACTCTACCATGTCACAATCAAGTTTGGCCCAACGGAGATCAATGGAAGATATCACAAATTGCTTAACGCTGAGTGATACAGATAGGAACTTCGTATCGTCAATATCAGGACTCGAGGGAACGAGGGACAGCTCTTTTTTCTCAAGGATTAAACCCAGCAGGGGCCCTCCAAGAGAACCACACGTCTTCACAACCTGCCGTATTGCTAGATTCCCACTGTCCGCTAAGCTACCCACAGAATCTAATGTATCAGAGCTTTCCACTTATGCATACTGCCCCTCAGACACAATTCCTGATCCTTACCGCCAGGAAACTGAATTTGCAATCCAACTTTCTTCCACAGAAATTTGTAGAGAGGTTTTTAGGCAGTACGAGGATGTTGTCAGCAAGTATTTCCGCCATGATACTGATAGAGAAGAACTCAAAGACGATCTTGCTTCAATGAGCTCAAATTACGAGTATGGCTGGTACGATGACGATTATTCTGGTGACGATGATATGTAA
- the FAS2 gene encoding trifunctional fatty acid synthase subunit FAS2 (similar to Saccharomyces cerevisiae FAS2 (YPL231W); ancestral locus Anc_6.257) produces MVMKPEVEQELAHVLLTELLAYQFASPVRWIETQDVFLKDFNTERVVEIGPSPTLAGMAQRTLKSKYESYDAALSLHRQVLCYAKDAKEINYTLDPEELAAKESAASGSAEAAAPAASNASAATPAAAAPAAAAPVAAAAPSGPAADIPDEPVKASLLLHVLVAHKLKKSLDGVPFSKTIKDLVGGKSTVQNEILGDLGKEFGATPEKPEETPLEELAETFQETFSGALGKQSSSLISRLMSSKMPGGFTITTARKYLQTRWGLGSGRQDSVLLIALTNEPAARLGSEPEAKAFLDSMAQKYASTAGIDLSAASAGAGAGAGAGGAGGATIDAAAFDELNKDQKILARQQLQVLARYLKMDLDSGERKLLKEKDNAAQLQSQLDFLTTELGEYFINGIATSFSRKKARVFDSSWNWAKQSLLHLYFEIIHGVLKNVDREVVSEAINIMNRSNETLIKFMEYHVAHTDESKGDNYKLAKSLGEQLIENCKQVIDMDPVYKDIAKPTGPKTVIDKNGNIKYSEEPKEKVRKLSEYVQEMAIGGSLAKEAQSTIEEDLTRVYKAINAQASKHDISGSTASEFEKIYGDLMKFLQNSKEIDASQTTQLAGVVDDALDKDSTKEVASLPNKSEISKTVSSSIPRETVPFLHLKKKKATGEWLYDRQLSSLFLDGLEKAAINGVTFKDKYVLITGAGKGSIGAEILQGLIQGGAKVIVTTSRFSKPVTDFYQSVYAKYGAKGSTLVVVPFNQGSKQDVEALVEYIYDDEKNGGLGWDLDAIIPFAAIPENGIELDNIDSKSEFAHRIMLTNIMRVMGNVKKQKSQRGIETRPAQVILPMSPNHGTFGGDGLYSESKLSLETLFNRWHSESWGNQLTICGAIIGWTRGTGLMSANNIIAEGIEKAGVRTFSQKEMAFNLLGLLIPEVVQLCQKSPVMADLNGSLQYLTDLKDFTRRLRSELTDTSDIRKAVSIETALEHKVVSGDKADAAYTQVEVQPKANINLNFPGLKSYKDVKKVCKSDLEGLLDLERVIVVTGFSEVGPWGSSRTRWEMEAFGEFSLEGAVEMAWIMGLIKYHNGNLKGRPYTGWVDAKSNEPVDDKDIKTKYESKIIEHAGIRLIEPELFDGYDPKKKQMIQEVVVEEDLEPFEASKETAEQFKHEHGDKVDVFEIPESGEFSVKLLKGATLYIPKALRFDRLVAGQIPTGWNAKTYGISDDVISQVDPITLFALVSVVEAFIASGITDPYEMYEYVHVSEVGNCSGSGMGGVTALRGMFKDRYKDQPVQNDILQESFINTMSAWVNMLLVSSSGPIKTPVGACATAVESVDVGVETILSGKAKICIVGGYDDFQEEGSYEFGNMKATSDTLDEFEHGRTPAEMSRPTTTTRNGFMEAQGAGIQIIMNADLALKMGVPIYGIVGLTATATDKIGRSVPAPGKGILTTAREHHGGLKFPTPLLDMKYRKRQLINRQKQIKLWVENELEMLQHEVEEIPAEDHAVFYSERTEEIKREAARQVKSAQAQWGNEFYKNDPRIAPLRGALATYGLTIDDLGVASFHGTSTKANDKNESATINEMMKHLGRSEGNPVIGVFQKYLTGHPKGAAGAWMLNGAIQILNSGIIPGNRNADNVDKLLEQFEYVLYPSKSLQTSGVKAVSITSFGFGQKGAQAIVIHPDYLFGAVDQGTYEKYVAKVTAREKAAHKFFHNGMIYNKLFVSKEHAPYSNELEQPVYLDPLARVSAEKNTGALTFGAKTIQQTDNFVSDANKQTAAIVSDLTKQATAGAKDSGVGVDVELISSVNVDNETFVERNFTDDEIAYCRSQPCVQSSFAGTWSAKEAVFKSLGVKSQGGGASLKDIEITRAAGKGPEVKLHGNAKKVATQAGVSEVKVSISHDDFQSVAVAISSKK; encoded by the coding sequence ATGGTTATGAAACCGGAGGTTGAACAGGAATTGGCTCACGTTCTATTGACGGAGCTTTTAGCTTATCAGTTTGCTTCTCCAGTTAGATGGATTGAGACACAGGATGTTTTCTTGAAGGATTTCAACACTGAGAGAGTTGTCGAAATTGGTCCTTCCCCTACTTTGGCTGGTATGGCCCAAAGGACCTTGAAGAGCAAGTATGAGTCCTATGATGCTGCTTTGTCGTTGCACAGACAGGTTCTCTGCTACGCCAAGGACGCTAAGGAGATCAACTATACTTTGGATCCTGAGGAATTGGCCGCTAAGGAATCTGCTGCTTCTGGTTCAGCTGAAGCTGCTGCTCCAGCTGCTTCCAATGCAAGTGCAGCAACCCCAGCGGCTGCTGCTCCGGCTGCTGCTGCTCCAGTGGCTGCCGCTGCTCCATCTGGTCCTGCTGCTGATATCCCAGATGAGCCAGTTAAGGCTTCATTGCTACTACATGTTTTGGTTGCTcacaagttgaagaagagtcTAGATGGTGTGCCATTCTCAAAGACAATTAAGGATTTGGTCGGTGGTAAATCGACTGTCCAAAACGAAATCTTGGGTGACTTGGGTAAGGAGTTCGGTGCTACTCCCGAGAAGCCAGAGGAGActcctttggaagaattggcagagactttccaagaaactttctcTGGTGCTCTGGGTAaacaatcttcttctctgaTTTCGAGATTAATGTCTTCCAAGATGCCTGGTGGGTTTACTATCACCACTGCAAGAAAATACTTGCAAACTCGTTGGGGTTTGGGTAGTGGTAGACAGGATTCTGTCTTGTTGATCGCTTTGACCAACGAACCAGCTGCCCGTTTGGGTTCTGAACCTGAAGCTAAAGCCTTCTTGGACTCTATGGCTCAAAAATACGCATCAACTGCAGGTATCGATCTATCTGCTGCTTCCGCAGGTGCTGGCGCTGGTGCTGGTGCTGGCGGTGCAGGTGGTGCTACTATCGACGCTGCTGCattcgatgaattgaacaaggatcaaaagattctaGCTCGTCAACAATTGCAGGTCCTGGCTCGttatttgaagatggatCTGGACAGTGGTGAAAGAAAACTGCTCAAGGAAAAGGACAATGCTGCTCAATTGCAATCACAACTTGATTTCCTAACCACTGAATTGGGTGAATACTTCATCAACGGTATCGCAACTTCTTTCTCTAGAAAGAAGGCTAGAGTTTTCGATTCATCTTGGAACTGGGCTAAGCAATCTCTATTGCACTTGTACTTTGAGATCATTCACGGTGTTTTGAAAAACGTTGACAGAGAAGTCGTCAGTGAGGCTATTAACATTATGAACAGATCCAATGAgactttgatcaaattcatgGAATACCACGTTGCTCATACTGATGAATCTAAGGGTGACAACTACAAATTGGCAAAGAGCCTCGGTGAACAATTGATCGAAAACTGTAAACAAGTTATAGACATGGACCCTGTTTACAAGGACATCGCTAAACCAACTGGTCCAAAAACCGTTATTGACAAGAACGGTAACATTAAATATTCCGAAGAACCAAAAGAAAAAGTCAGAAAGCTATCTGAATACGTCCAAGAGATGGCTATCGGTGGTAGCTTGGCTAAGGAGGCTCAATCCACTATCGAAGAGGATTTAACCCGTGTCTACAAAGCCATCAATGCTCAGGCTTCCAAGCACGATATTTCCGGATCTACTGCTTCTGAATTCGAAAAGATTTACGGTGATCTAATGAAATTCTTGCAGAATTCCAAGGAAATCGACGCTTCTCAAACCACTCAGTTGGCTGGTGTCGTTGATGACGCTTTGGACAAGGACTCTACCAAGGAAGTTGCTTCTTTGCCAAACAAATCTGAGATCTCAAAGACTGTTTCTTCCAGTATTCCAAGAGAAACCGTTCCTTTCTTgcacttgaagaagaagaaggcaaCCGGTGAATGGTTGTACGACCGTCAACTATCCTCTCTGTTTTTGGATGGCTTGGAGAAAGCTGCTATCAACGGTGTTACTTTCAAGGACAAGTACGTCTTGATCACCGGTGCTGGTAAGGGCTCCATCGGTGCTGAGATCTTGCAAGGTTTGATTCAAGGTGGTGCTAAGGTTATCGTCACTACTTCTCGTTTCTCAAAGCCTGTCACCGATTTCTACCAATCCGTGTACGCCAAGTACGGTGCTAAGGGTTCTACTTTGGTTGTCGTGCCATTCAACCAAGGTTCCAAGCAAGATGTTGAAGCTCTGGTTGAGTACATTtacgatgatgaaaagaacgGTGGTCTTGGCTGGGATTTGGACGCTATTATTCCATTCGCTGCTATCCCAGAAAATGGTATTGAATTGGATAACATTGACTCCAAATCTGAGTTTGCTCACAGAATCATGTTGACCAACATCATGAGAGTCATGGGTAACGTCAAGAAgcaaaaatctcaaagagGTATTGAGACTAGACCAGCTCAAGTTATCTTGCCTATGTCACCAAACCACGGTACTTTCGGTGGTGACGGTTTGTATTCCGAATCTAAGCTTTCTTTGGAGACTTTGTTCAACAGATGGCACTCCGAATCCTGGGGCAACCAATTGACCATTTGTGGTGCTATCATTGGTTGGACCAGAGGTACTGGTTTGATGAGTGCTAACAATATCATCGCAGAAGGTATTGAAAAGGCCGGTGTACGTACTTTCTCTCAAAAGGAAATGGCTTTCAACTTGCTTGGTTTGTTGATCCCAGAAGTCGTTCAATTGTGTCAGAAATCCCCAGTTATGGCTGACTTGAACGGTAGCTTGCAATACTTGACTGATTTGAAGGACTTCACCAGAAGATTGCGTAGTGAATTGACCGACACTTCCGATATCAGAAAGGCTGTCTCCATTGAAACTGCTTTGGAACACAAGGTTGTCAGTGGTGACAAGGCTGATGCTGCTTATACACAAGTCGAAGTTCAACCTAAGGCTAACATTAACTTGAACTTCCCTGGTTTGAAATCTTACaaggatgtcaagaaggTATGCAAATCTGACTTAGAAGGCCTACTGGATTTGGAAAGAGTCATTGTTGTTACCGGTTTCTCCGAAGTTGGTCCATGGGGTTCTTCTAGAACCAGATGGGAAATGGAAGCTTTCGGTGAATTCTCTCTGGAAGGTGCCGTTGAGATGGCCTGGATTATGGGTTTGATCAAGTACCACAATGGTAACTTGAAGGGTCGCCCTTACACCGGTTGGGTTGATGCCAAGTCCAACGAACCTGTTGATGATAAGGATATCAAGACCAAGTACGAAAGTAAGATTATTGAACATGCTGGTATTAGATTGATTGAACCAGAGCTATTCGATGGCTatgatccaaagaaaaagCAAATGATTCAAGAAGtcgttgttgaagaagacttggAACCATTTGAGGCATCCAAGGAAACTGCAGAACAATTCAAGCACGAACATGGAGATAAGGTCGATGTTTTCGAGATCCCAGAGAGTGGTGAATTCTCCGTCAAGCTATTGAAGGGCGCAACTCTTTACATTCCAAAGGCATTGAGATTCGACCGTTTGGTTGCTGGCCAAATTCCAACTGGTTGGAACGCCAAGACATATGGTATCTCCGACGATGTCATCTCGCAAGTTGATCCAATTACTTTGTTTGCTTTGGTGTCTGTCGTTGAAGCTTTCATTGCTTCTGGTATCACTGATCCATATGAGATGTATGAATACGTTCACGTCTCAGAAGTTGGTAACTGTTCCGGTTCCGGTATGGGTGGTGTTACTGCTCTGCGTGGTATGTTCAAGGATCGTTACAAGGACCAACCAGTCCAAAACGATATCTTGCaagaatctttcatcaacacCATGTCCGCTTGGGTTAATATGTTGTtggtctcttcatctggTCCTATCAAGACCCCAGTCGGTGCTTGTGCTACCGCTGTTGAATCTGTTGATGTCGGTGTGGAAACTATTCTATCTGGTAAGGCAAAGATCTGTATCGTCGGTGGTTACGatgatttccaagaagagGGCTCTTACGAATTCGGTAACATGAAGGCTACTTCTGACACTttggatgaatttgaacATGGTCGTACCCCAGCTGAAATGTCCAGACCTACTACCACTACCCGTAACGGTTTCATGGAAGCACAAGGTGCCGGTATTCAAATTATTATGAACGCTGATTTGGCTCTTAAGATGGGTGTTCCAATCTACGGTATTGTTGGTCTAACCGCCACCGCAACCGACAAGATTGGTAGATCTGTTCCAGCTCCAGGTAAGGGTATTTTGACCACCGCAAGAGAACATCACGGTGGCTTGAAATTCCCAACACCATTGTTGGACATGAAGTACAGAAAGcgtcaattgatcaaccGTCAAAAGCAAATTAAGTTGTGGGTTGAAAATGAATTGGAAATGCTACAACATGAAGTTGAGGAAATCCCAGCTGAGGACCATGCAGTCTTCTACTCCGAACGTACCGAGGAGATCAAGAGAGAAGCAGCTAGACAAGTTAAGTCCGCTCAAGCTCAATGGGGTAATGAATTCTACAAGAACGACCCTCGTATTGCTCCTTTGAGAGGTGCCTTGGCAACATACGGACTAACCATTGACGACCTAGGCGTCGCTTCTTTCCACGGTACCTCTACCAAGGCCAACGATAAGAATGAATCTGCTACTATCAACGAAATGATGAAGCATTTGGGTAGATCTGAAGGTAACCCAGTCATCGGTGTCTTCCAGAAGTACCTAACCGGTCATCCAAAGGGTGCCGCCGGTGCTTGGATGTTGAACGGTGctattcaaattttgaactCCGGTATCATCCCAGGTAACCGTAATGCTGACAATGTCGACAAACTTTTGGAGCAATTCGAGTATGTCTTGTACCCATCTAAGTCCTTGCAAACCAGCGGTGTTAAGGCAGTTTCTATCACCTCTTTCGGTTTCGGTCAAAAGGGTGCTCAAGCTATTGTCATTCATCCAGACTACTTGTTTGGTGCCGTTGATCAAGGCACTTATGAGAAGTACGTTGCCAAGGTTACCGCTAGAGAGAAGGCCGCTCACAAATTCTTCCACAACGGTATGATCTACAACAAGTTGTTCGTCAGCAAGGAGCATGCTCCTTACTCCAACGAATTGGAACAACCAGTCTACCTAGACCCATTAGCTCGTGTTTCCGCAGAGAAGAACACTGGTGCATTGACCTTCGGTGCCAAGACAATTCAACAGACTGATAACTTCGTTTCTGACGCCAACAAACAAACTGCTGCTATTGTCAGTGACTTGACTAAGCAAGCTACCGCTGGCGCTAAGGACAGTGGTGTCGGTGTTGATGTTGAGTTGATCTCAAGTGTAAACGTTGACAACGAAACATTTGTTGAACGTAATTTCACTGACGATGAGATTGCTTACTGCAGATCCCAGCCTTGTGTTCAGAGCTCTTTTGCTGGAACTTGGTCCGCTAAGGAGGCCGTTTTCAAGTCTTTGGGCGTTAAATCTCAAGGCGGTGgtgcttctttgaaggatattGAAATCACCCGTGCTGCTGGTAAGGGCCCAGAAGTTAAGTTACATGGTAACGCTAAGAAGGTGGCTACCCAGGCAGGCGTTTCTGAAGTGAAGGTTTCTATCTCTCACGATGATTTCCAATCTGTTGCCGTCGCTATTTCCTCAAAGAAATAG